In Musa acuminata AAA Group cultivar baxijiao chromosome BXJ3-11, Cavendish_Baxijiao_AAA, whole genome shotgun sequence, one DNA window encodes the following:
- the LOC135652600 gene encoding protein JINGUBANG-like, with protein MASSEPTMLTPLLEKSKSNRSSSDSQNIPTPTPPQVHHCIPCAGSGAGRHKSLAVLSGHVGSVSCLALCGEFVLSASHGKDIIVWQQPDLRRFARFGHGSGSVKALVTVGSRIFSGHQDGRIRVWKVSRGSENIFRLTATLPTTKDYLGRFLNQGNYVQTRRNHRRLWIEHADSISCLAVDGGFVYSGSWDKTLKVWRVSDLKCLESIRAHDDAINGLVAHRGALYSASADGKIKIWAKEKSSHRLKGVLEGHKDVSWNSVVVVCEDGRLAYGGGSDGRIMGWQGGEGGGNWKLVCDVRAHEMSVLCLCAAGEFLCSGSADKSIGVWRRRGGGGLCRVGIIGGHEAPVKCLQASAHSVGEGFMLYSGGLDRSLRVWWVSREQGEVKKVEGNNGGAEEALDKLS; from the coding sequence ATGGCCTCTTCAGAGCCCACGATGTTAACCCCACTGCTGGAGAAATCCAAGTCGAACCGCAGCAGCAGCGACTCCCAAAACATACCAACCCCAACACCACCGCAAGTTCATCACTGCATTCCCTGCGCCGGCTCCGGTGCCGGCCGTCACAAGTCGTTGGCCGTCCTCTCCGGCCACGTCGGCTCCGTCTCCTGCCTGGCCCTCTGCGGCGAGTTCGTCCTCAGCGCCTCCCACGGCAAAGACATCATCGTGTGGCAGCAGCCCGACCTCCGAAGATTCGCGAGGTTCGGCCACGGCTCCGGCTCCGTCAAGGCCCTCGTCACCGTCGGCAGCCGCATTTTCTCCGGCCACCAGGACGGCAGGATCAGGGTGTGGAAGGTGTCGCGCGGTTCCGAGAACATCTTCCGGCTTACGGCCACCTTGCCCACCACCAAGGACTACCTGGGCCGGTTCCTGAATCAGGGCAACTACGTGCAGACCCGGCGCAACCACCGGCGTCTGTGGATCGAGCACGCCGACAGCATCTCCTGCCTCGCGGTCGATGGTGGCTTCGTCTATTCGGGTTCCTGGGACAAGACGCTGAAGGTGTGGAGGGTGTCGGACCTCAAGTGCTTGGAGTCGATAAGGGCGCACGACGACGCCATCAATGGGCTAGTCGCGCACAGGGGTGCGCTCTACTCGGCGTCCGCGGACGGGAAGATCAAGATTTGGGCGAAGGAGAAGAGCTCACATCGCCTGAAGGGCGTGTTGGAGGGTCACAAGGACGTGTCATGGAACTCGGTGGTGGTCGTTTGCGAGGACGGCAGGCTCGCCTACGGCGGAGGCTCGGACGGGCGAATCATGGGGTGGCAGGGGGGAGAGGGGGGTGGAAACTGGAAGCTGGTGTGCGACGTGAGGGCCCATGAGATGAGCGTGCTGTGCTTGTGCGCGGCGGGGGAGTTCCTCTGTAGTGGATCAGCTGATAAGAGCATCGGGGTGTGGAGGAGGAGAGGTGGGGGTGGGCTTTGCAGGGTGGGGATCATCGGAGGCCATGAGGCGCCAGTGAAGTGCTTGCAGGCTTCAGCTCACAGTGTGGGGGAGGGGTTTATGCTCTACAGTGGAGGGCTCGACAGAAGCTTGAGGGTGTGGTGGGTGTCAAGAGAGCAGGGTGAAGTGAAGAAAGTGGAAGGCAATAATGGTGGAGCAGAAGAAGCATTGGACAAGCTGAGCTAG